From a single Rutidosis leptorrhynchoides isolate AG116_Rl617_1_P2 chromosome 5, CSIRO_AGI_Rlap_v1, whole genome shotgun sequence genomic region:
- the LOC139850362 gene encoding LOB domain-containing protein 38-like isoform X2, with product MSCNGCRVLRKGCSQNCILRPCLQWLQTPEAQSNATVFVAKFFGRAGLMAFISAVPDHQRQSVGRTVNPVNGAVGLLWTGNWHVCQESVETILRGGTLRPVTEISNGGYSSEVLDLSLMQRIESPSMFSEDSVITTCLNAGLRDVEFNKNNNGNDDDDFNTGEGEVQILNLFN from the exons ATGAGTTGCAATGGATGCCGTGTCCTTCGAAAAGGATGCAGCCAGAATTGTATTCTCCGGCCATGTTTACAGTGGCTTCAAACTCCTGAAGCTCAATCAAACGCCACCGTTTTCGTCGCTAAATTCTTCGGCCGTGCCGGTCTCATGGCGTTCATCTCCGCCGTTCCTGATCATCAACGTCAAT CTGTTGGCCGGACTGTAAATCCAGTAAACGGCGCCGTTGGACTATTATGGACCGGAAATTGGCACGTGTGTCAGGAGTCAGTTGAAACGATCCTACGTGGCGGTACGTTACGGCCGGTAACTGAGATTTCGAACGGCGGTTATTCATCTGAAGTTCTGGATTTGAGTTTAATGCAGCGAATTGAAAGTCCGTCGATGTTTTCGGAGGATTCTGTGATTACAACGTGTTTAAATGCTGGTTTAAGAGATGttgaatttaataaaaataataatggtaatgatgatgatgattttaataCAGGTGAAGGAGAAGTgcagattttgaatttatttaactGA
- the LOC139850362 gene encoding LOB domain-containing protein 38-like isoform X1, translated as MSCNGCRVLRKGCSQNCILRPCLQWLQTPEAQSNATVFVAKFFGRAGLMAFISAVPDHQRQSLFQSLLFEAVGRTVNPVNGAVGLLWTGNWHVCQESVETILRGGTLRPVTEISNGGYSSEVLDLSLMQRIESPSMFSEDSVITTCLNAGLRDVEFNKNNNGNDDDDFNTGEGEVQILNLFN; from the exons ATGAGTTGCAATGGATGCCGTGTCCTTCGAAAAGGATGCAGCCAGAATTGTATTCTCCGGCCATGTTTACAGTGGCTTCAAACTCCTGAAGCTCAATCAAACGCCACCGTTTTCGTCGCTAAATTCTTCGGCCGTGCCGGTCTCATGGCGTTCATCTCCGCCGTTCCTGATCATCAACGTCAAT CCTTATTTCAATCTTTGTTATTTGAAGCTGTTGGCCGGACTGTAAATCCAGTAAACGGCGCCGTTGGACTATTATGGACCGGAAATTGGCACGTGTGTCAGGAGTCAGTTGAAACGATCCTACGTGGCGGTACGTTACGGCCGGTAACTGAGATTTCGAACGGCGGTTATTCATCTGAAGTTCTGGATTTGAGTTTAATGCAGCGAATTGAAAGTCCGTCGATGTTTTCGGAGGATTCTGTGATTACAACGTGTTTAAATGCTGGTTTAAGAGATGttgaatttaataaaaataataatggtaatgatgatgatgattttaataCAGGTGAAGGAGAAGTgcagattttgaatttatttaactGA